The Bacteroidia bacterium genome includes a region encoding these proteins:
- a CDS encoding DinB family protein: protein MHHFQEITQAPNTFNGTNSLVRIIDGAGFRYYWATENLSEEDLQFSPGNEGRNLLQTLAHLDYMASFVCNTLEGKVTSFPEQENGLSFEKLRKTTLHKLDRIKNLLSQCSDEDFQSKKIKCSVQGNAMEFDIWNMIHGPLVDIIYHLGQVVSFRRSSGNPIDPGVQPFMGKRMEIA from the coding sequence ATGCATCATTTTCAAGAAATTACTCAAGCTCCCAATACCTTCAATGGTACAAATTCACTGGTAAGAATCATAGATGGAGCTGGCTTCAGGTATTATTGGGCTACCGAAAATCTGAGTGAAGAAGATCTGCAATTTTCCCCGGGAAATGAGGGAAGAAACTTACTGCAAACCCTGGCTCATCTGGATTATATGGCCTCTTTTGTTTGCAATACCCTCGAAGGAAAAGTTACCAGCTTCCCAGAACAAGAAAATGGGTTGAGTTTCGAAAAACTCAGAAAGACAACACTTCACAAACTGGACCGAATCAAGAATTTGCTCAGCCAATGTTCAGATGAAGATTTTCAAAGCAAAAAAATCAAGTGTTCCGTTCAGGGAAATGCTATGGAATTTGACATCTGGAATATGATACATGGTCCATTGGTGGATATCATTTACCACCTTGGGCAAGTTGTTTCTTTCCGAAGAAGCAGCGGCAATCCTATCGATCCCGGCGTTCAGCCTTTTATGGGGAAACGCATGGAAATTGCCTAA
- a CDS encoding DUF2652 domain-containing protein, translating to MNATQFDLNQSLIFIPDISGFTKFVSTTEIQHAKHIIEELLEVLIDSNEIGLTLSEIEGDALLFYRRGKAPTAAELLAQVQKMYVNFHAHLKKYETHRICSCGACCGANELSLKFIAHFGEVADKQVKDRTKLFGKDVIIAHRLLKNEIESEEYSLFSENLVRACSTWLNLEEVAWSDINKRTSEYDFGKAKYCFLELEALEEHIPEPRIEDYSIHGKKESLLNTEVTIQAPIQTVFNVISDMDFRHHFMFHLVGSDKLNHKIAQTGSTHRCIISQNETDPFFIAHGFNFDQNKITFVESNHRDQYDNIFSMVAISKGITRFQLSTFGKMNFIQRLRFRYFKKKMYDEMNEKVWNDFKEYCEQLVKESKSHRSQIILPQTMYAKAS from the coding sequence ATGAATGCCACACAATTTGACTTAAATCAAAGCCTCATTTTTATCCCGGATATCAGTGGTTTTACAAAATTTGTAAGCACTACTGAAATTCAGCACGCCAAGCATATCATCGAAGAATTGCTGGAAGTACTGATTGACTCCAATGAAATCGGCCTGACACTTTCAGAAATAGAAGGTGACGCTCTCCTTTTTTATCGACGTGGCAAAGCACCCACCGCAGCCGAACTCCTGGCTCAGGTGCAAAAAATGTATGTCAACTTCCATGCCCACCTCAAAAAATATGAAACCCACCGGATTTGCAGTTGTGGAGCATGCTGCGGTGCTAATGAGCTTAGCCTGAAATTTATCGCCCATTTTGGAGAGGTAGCAGATAAGCAGGTAAAAGACCGCACCAAGCTTTTTGGCAAGGACGTAATCATAGCTCATCGCTTACTCAAAAACGAAATCGAATCGGAGGAATACAGCCTATTTTCTGAAAATCTGGTAAGGGCCTGTTCTACCTGGCTCAATCTGGAAGAGGTCGCCTGGTCAGACATCAACAAACGGACTAGTGAATACGATTTTGGAAAAGCTAAATACTGTTTTCTGGAACTGGAAGCCCTGGAAGAACACATACCCGAACCGCGGATAGAAGATTATAGCATTCATGGAAAGAAAGAGAGTCTTTTGAACACCGAAGTTACGATACAGGCACCCATTCAAACCGTCTTTAATGTTATCTCAGATATGGACTTCCGCCACCATTTTATGTTTCATCTGGTGGGCAGCGATAAACTCAATCACAAAATTGCTCAAACAGGTTCAACGCATCGATGCATTATAAGTCAAAATGAAACCGATCCATTTTTTATCGCTCATGGGTTCAATTTTGATCAAAACAAGATCACTTTCGTCGAATCCAACCACAGAGATCAATACGACAATATTTTCAGTATGGTCGCCATTAGCAAAGGGATCACCCGTTTTCAGCTTTCTACCTTCGGAAAGATGAATTTTATCCAAAGGCTTAGGTTCAGGTATTTCAAGAAGAAGATGTACGACGAAATGAACGAAAAGGTCTGGAATGATTTTAAAGAATACTGTGAACAATTGGTGAAGGAAAGTAAGTCTCACAGAAGCCAGATTATACTCCCTCAAACTATGTATGCCAAAGCAAGCTAA
- a CDS encoding response regulator gives MNKVKILIVEDEMLVARDVSHYLEDIGCTVMGIMMEGEAALNFLKTEKPDIILMDIHLKGKLDGIETVQEIQKTMDVPLVYMTANTDDASFERAKATQPFAFIEKPFKKRTLIRTIDLLIEQLLSKNNTDDEKEIDSFVLNDRIFVREKNKMVKIKLTDILYMEAERAYSRIITPEKEFVLSLPLRSLEEKISADFLMRVHRSYVVNLNHIDEMQDNYIQIHQKYIPVSRSYWDEFLRRVKVI, from the coding sequence ATGAATAAAGTAAAAATCCTTATCGTTGAAGACGAAATGCTGGTAGCAAGAGATGTATCACACTATCTCGAAGACATAGGCTGCACGGTCATGGGAATCATGATGGAAGGGGAAGCCGCTTTAAACTTTCTAAAAACAGAAAAGCCTGACATTATTCTCATGGACATTCATTTGAAAGGGAAACTGGACGGTATCGAAACAGTGCAGGAAATTCAGAAAACAATGGATGTGCCGCTTGTCTATATGACTGCCAATACCGATGATGCTTCTTTTGAACGGGCCAAAGCAACCCAACCCTTTGCCTTTATCGAAAAGCCTTTCAAAAAAAGAACCCTGATCCGAACCATAGACTTATTGATCGAACAGCTGCTAAGTAAAAACAATACTGATGATGAAAAAGAAATTGATTCATTCGTATTAAATGATCGAATCTTTGTTCGGGAGAAAAATAAAATGGTGAAAATCAAGCTTACAGATATCTTGTATATGGAAGCCGAAAGGGCCTATAGCAGGATTATAACTCCTGAAAAAGAGTTTGTTTTATCCCTCCCTTTGAGAAGTTTGGAAGAAAAGATCTCTGCAGATTTTCTTATGCGGGTCCATCGGTCTTATGTTGTCAATCTCAATCATATAGACGAAATGCAGGACAATTATATCCAAATCCATCAAAAATATATTCCAGTCAGCCGCTCTTATTGGGATGAATTCCTCAGAAGAGTGAAAGTAATCTAA
- a CDS encoding histidine kinase dimerization/phosphoacceptor domain -containing protein: MKNAFISGGLLISLLFTIGYPQSNQQVIQELNARLDQLDEILNNDSLQEQSFQEAHQILQQSYQLSDKATIAKAHGLISSWHEYYNAYLRDSIMEHEFKALAIYRELNDKKQEAASLLALSNVFLNENQFDTSRVYLFQALDIYEALGDEMGIASVYSSIATIYDVTENYPEAKRYGELARKMFRGSEDYYEITVNLMDLIGIYTKLEEYDAAIEAGNECIRIYKEQDMKEVGIIARAYGFLGDAYRDAKDLDNALEHYVQAYEEVLEGFGEEDAESWKLDIGNILTLKGEYAKALPYLEASIGLYEEYNFPKLWIPYGYLSECYRNLGQYEKALIYTEKARNKKDSMYMGRIKNLESEMMIKYETGKKDEAIAQKDQQLAQEKQIRLLAFGLAALFAMLLFGLFYNYRKNQQITLQLKDLNSELGESNSQKELLLKEVHHRVKNNLQVISSLLSLQSRSIQDDTVKHAILDSQSRVRSMSLIHQKLYRGNNLAAIEMKTYFETLTDSLLDAYVDYDEDIAVELDMNNIELDVDYAIPLGLIANELLTNSLKYAFDGTSEAKINISLRKEDENMVLDIRDNGAGKSTKASPDREGGFGSELVSMLTEQLKGNLTVKDVGGYHTEIRFPYSLQAA; encoded by the coding sequence ATGAAAAACGCCTTCATCTCAGGGGGATTATTGATCTCTTTACTTTTTACAATAGGGTACCCTCAGTCAAATCAGCAAGTCATTCAGGAATTGAATGCACGCCTGGATCAATTGGATGAAATCCTCAACAACGATTCCCTTCAGGAGCAAAGTTTTCAGGAGGCTCATCAGATTCTTCAGCAATCCTATCAGCTATCGGACAAAGCTACCATCGCCAAAGCTCATGGCCTCATTTCCAGTTGGCATGAATACTATAATGCGTATTTACGGGATTCTATCATGGAACATGAATTCAAGGCCCTGGCAATTTACCGGGAATTGAATGATAAGAAACAGGAAGCAGCTTCTTTGTTGGCTCTGTCAAATGTCTTTCTAAACGAAAATCAGTTTGACACCTCCCGCGTTTACCTCTTTCAGGCCCTGGACATTTATGAAGCTTTAGGGGATGAAATGGGGATTGCCAGTGTTTATTCCAGCATCGCTACCATTTATGATGTAACAGAAAATTATCCGGAGGCAAAGCGTTATGGAGAGTTGGCAAGGAAAATGTTCAGGGGATCTGAGGACTACTATGAGATTACGGTCAATTTGATGGACCTGATCGGGATTTATACCAAACTGGAAGAATACGATGCAGCCATAGAGGCCGGCAATGAGTGCATCCGAATTTATAAGGAACAGGACATGAAAGAGGTGGGAATCATTGCACGAGCTTATGGATTTCTGGGGGATGCCTACCGGGATGCGAAGGATCTGGACAATGCACTGGAGCATTATGTGCAGGCGTATGAGGAAGTACTCGAAGGATTCGGAGAAGAAGATGCAGAAAGTTGGAAACTGGACATCGGGAATATCCTGACCTTAAAAGGTGAATATGCCAAAGCTTTGCCTTATCTGGAAGCATCCATCGGTTTATACGAAGAATACAATTTTCCCAAACTCTGGATTCCCTATGGCTACCTTTCCGAATGTTACCGGAATCTGGGACAATATGAAAAGGCCCTTATTTATACCGAAAAGGCCCGTAATAAGAAGGATTCTATGTATATGGGTAGAATCAAAAATCTCGAATCCGAAATGATGATCAAATACGAGACGGGGAAAAAAGACGAAGCCATTGCCCAGAAGGATCAGCAGCTGGCGCAGGAGAAACAGATTCGCCTGCTTGCTTTTGGACTGGCTGCCTTGTTCGCCATGCTTTTGTTTGGTCTCTTCTATAACTATCGCAAAAACCAACAGATCACCCTACAGCTAAAGGATCTGAATAGTGAATTGGGAGAAAGCAATTCGCAGAAAGAGCTTTTACTAAAAGAAGTCCATCATCGCGTCAAAAACAATCTACAGGTAATATCCAGCTTATTGAGTTTGCAATCCAGAAGCATTCAGGACGATACCGTAAAGCATGCCATCCTGGATAGCCAAAGTAGGGTCAGGTCTATGTCCCTCATTCATCAGAAACTATACAGGGGTAATAATCTGGCAGCTATAGAGATGAAAACCTATTTCGAAACCCTGACCGATAGTTTGCTGGATGCTTATGTCGATTATGATGAAGACATAGCGGTTGAACTCGACATGAATAATATCGAATTGGATGTAGATTATGCGATTCCTTTGGGATTGATTGCAAACGAACTGCTCACCAATTCGCTGAAATATGCTTTTGATGGGACTTCCGAAGCAAAAATCAACATAAGTTTACGCAAAGAAGATGAAAACATGGTACTGGATATCAGAGACAATGGAGCTGGAAAAAGTACCAAAGCCTCCCCGGATCGGGAAGGAGGTTTCGGAAGTGAATTGGTATCCATGTTAACCGAACAACTGAAAGGAAATCTAACAGTGAAAGATGTTGGAGGCTATCATACAGAAATTCGATTTCCCTACTCATTACAAGCCGCTTAA
- a CDS encoding adenylate/guanylate cyclase domain-containing protein, translating into MNSKRQLAAILFADIAGYTALMQENEQQALRVLNHFREDIESIVPQFNGQIIQFYGDGCLIIFNSVVIALHCSIALQKSLKTPPKAPVRIGLHQGDILKEGGNIFGNSVNIAARIESMSIPGAVLLSEKVQSELKNQQDVPLTSLGHFEFKNVGHPIEVFAIAKDGFPIPRKNEIQGKFKTQSQEKSIAVLAFENRSSDPEQEYFSDGISEEIIYGLSQLDNLKVAGRKSSFSFKNSQRSSKEIGDELQVENILEGSVQKMGNKVRIRVQLVNAQDGFQIWTERFDRELEDIFSVQEEIAKEVVHKMKLSLLGNEKAKNFTSTKTHNVEAYQLYLEGRSYLDKRINIDLALNCFSNAIEIDPEFAAAYSSLAYAHFYKVTFTNHSPLAGFPQVEHAAQKALQIDSSIAEAHTMQGLVDFYFHYKFEKARQQYEEALLLQPNFADTYRVKAYFHSMLMEEHAAIANAERSFSMEPLSFNNHYSLADIYYRACQYDKAIDISRSLVQKYPESMAAKELLANAYFASENVSKAGEIFEKIQGFPKHISIYSSGRFLYAAQKGNEELCRNLLEHIAKEEKTIWISPGFQALMHLAIGEQKSALEILCRAYEERDPALLIIRCDPMWKQYRDQPEIQKITKQIPY; encoded by the coding sequence ATGAATTCCAAACGCCAACTCGCTGCCATTTTATTTGCTGATATAGCCGGATATACAGCGCTGATGCAGGAAAATGAACAGCAAGCCTTGCGGGTTCTGAATCACTTCCGAGAAGATATCGAAAGCATCGTACCTCAATTTAATGGGCAGATCATTCAATTTTACGGAGACGGCTGCCTTATTATTTTCAATAGTGTAGTCATTGCCTTACACTGTAGCATTGCTTTGCAAAAATCCTTAAAAACACCTCCCAAAGCTCCTGTCCGTATTGGGCTTCATCAGGGAGATATATTGAAAGAGGGCGGAAATATTTTTGGGAATAGTGTGAATATAGCTGCACGTATTGAGTCCATGAGCATTCCCGGGGCTGTATTATTGTCTGAAAAGGTCCAGAGCGAACTAAAAAACCAACAGGATGTTCCTCTTACTTCTCTGGGGCATTTTGAATTTAAAAATGTCGGGCACCCCATTGAGGTTTTTGCCATTGCAAAAGATGGATTCCCCATTCCTCGAAAGAACGAGATTCAGGGGAAATTCAAGACACAAAGCCAGGAAAAATCCATTGCGGTTCTTGCATTTGAAAACAGAAGTTCTGATCCGGAGCAGGAGTATTTCAGTGATGGAATTTCTGAGGAAATCATCTATGGGCTTTCTCAGCTAGACAATTTGAAAGTAGCCGGACGAAAATCCTCCTTCTCTTTCAAAAACAGTCAACGTTCCTCAAAAGAAATCGGGGATGAGTTGCAAGTGGAAAACATTTTGGAAGGAAGTGTGCAGAAAATGGGAAACAAAGTGCGGATCAGGGTTCAATTGGTAAATGCGCAGGACGGATTTCAAATCTGGACCGAACGTTTTGATCGGGAATTGGAAGATATTTTTTCTGTTCAGGAAGAAATAGCCAAAGAAGTCGTTCATAAAATGAAATTGAGTCTGCTCGGCAATGAAAAAGCCAAGAACTTTACCTCTACCAAAACCCACAATGTAGAAGCCTATCAACTCTACCTGGAAGGCAGAAGTTATTTAGATAAACGCATCAACATAGATCTTGCGCTTAACTGCTTTTCCAACGCAATAGAGATAGATCCGGAATTTGCAGCGGCATATTCCAGTCTTGCCTATGCACATTTCTATAAAGTTACCTTTACAAACCATTCGCCTTTAGCAGGATTTCCTCAGGTCGAGCATGCAGCACAAAAAGCCTTGCAGATAGATAGTTCCATAGCCGAGGCGCATACCATGCAGGGCCTGGTAGATTTTTACTTTCATTACAAATTTGAAAAAGCACGCCAACAATATGAGGAAGCGCTTCTACTCCAGCCCAATTTTGCTGATACGTATCGGGTGAAAGCCTATTTCCATAGCATGCTTATGGAAGAGCATGCAGCGATCGCAAATGCAGAGCGATCATTTAGCATGGAACCTTTAAGCTTCAATAATCATTACAGCCTGGCGGATATCTACTACAGAGCATGTCAATATGACAAAGCAATTGACATTTCCCGATCCCTCGTACAAAAGTATCCCGAAAGTATGGCTGCGAAGGAATTATTGGCGAATGCCTACTTTGCTTCCGAAAATGTCTCAAAGGCAGGTGAGATATTCGAAAAGATACAAGGCTTCCCTAAACACATCAGCATTTATTCTTCCGGACGCTTCCTTTATGCAGCACAAAAGGGGAATGAAGAATTGTGTCGAAACCTTTTGGAACATATAGCAAAAGAAGAGAAAACCATCTGGATAAGCCCTGGATTTCAAGCGCTAATGCATCTGGCAATAGGAGAACAAAAATCTGCCCTTGAAATACTCTGCCGAGCTTATGAAGAACGAGACCCGGCTTTACTCATCATCCGCTGTGATCCTATGTGGAAGCAATATCGGGACCAGCCAGAAATCCAGAAAATCACAAAACAGATTCCCTACTAA
- a CDS encoding antibiotic biosynthesis monooxygenase gives MDIFRAFLKIKIREGKLAEFSSSAAEMIQIVKATEGNCLQYEAFANQEKGEILWLESYAQNTDIDFHLSNPALDELKLHMMPMQEAILDFAFLAEPSKNTLEGLKAYGIDARALKEVPGGFNRLTEERTSNNIQTIEIVTAKDAEAFDSFISKVRAVSSLHPGYLFAQSYIISDQQRLLINEFASEESLRSWLDIFTPQFGTEFQTLIENFEMISAAGSASESLKQLAGQWNSEIFERVGGFSRYSKAAV, from the coding sequence ATGGACATATTCAGAGCTTTTTTAAAAATAAAAATCAGGGAAGGAAAGCTGGCGGAGTTTTCAAGTTCAGCTGCAGAAATGATTCAAATTGTTAAAGCCACAGAAGGAAATTGCTTACAGTATGAGGCTTTTGCAAATCAGGAAAAAGGCGAAATCCTTTGGCTGGAATCATATGCTCAAAACACAGATATTGATTTTCACCTTTCCAATCCTGCATTGGATGAATTAAAACTTCATATGATGCCCATGCAAGAAGCTATACTTGATTTCGCTTTTCTTGCGGAGCCTAGTAAAAATACCCTTGAAGGCCTCAAAGCATATGGGATTGATGCAAGAGCCCTAAAAGAAGTCCCAGGAGGCTTTAATCGCCTGACAGAGGAACGCACTTCAAATAATATACAGACGATCGAAATTGTGACCGCAAAGGACGCAGAAGCTTTCGACAGCTTTATTTCAAAAGTACGGGCCGTATCGAGCCTCCATCCGGGTTATCTATTTGCTCAAAGCTATATAATAAGTGATCAGCAAAGACTTCTAATTAATGAATTTGCCAGTGAGGAATCCCTCAGATCATGGTTAGATATATTCACTCCTCAATTTGGAACAGAATTTCAAACTTTGATTGAAAATTTTGAAATGATTTCCGCAGCAGGCTCAGCAAGTGAGTCCCTAAAGCAATTAGCTGGTCAATGGAATTCGGAAATTTTTGAGCGAGTCGGTGGCTTTAGCAGATACTCAAAAGCTGCCGTATAG
- a CDS encoding AMP-binding protein — protein sequence MKKLSYACGTSEKPLLGITIGDMFDQTAAKYPNNEALIVRHQNIRYTYAQMKEKVDECARALLALGIKKGDRVGVWAPNRVEWTLTQFATSKIGAIQVNINPSYRLHELEYALNQSGCTAIVAADQFKTSLYTEMLYELAPELRSCKPGKLEAKRVPDLKTVISLRTEPTEGMYTWAELLSHADQVSQAEVEAIQATLTFDEAINIQYTSGTTGYPKGATLSHHNILNNGYIVCDIMKFTDQDRLIIPIPLYHCFGMVMGNLGCVAFGATMIYPSEGFEPEEVLKAVEEEKATALYGVPTMFIAELEHPNFDQYDYSSLRTGIMAGSPCPVEVMKKVNSLMNMSEVEIAYGMTETSPVSTQTLHNDPIEKRVSTVGRVVPHTEVKIVDPETGAVVPVGESGELCTRGYCVMLGYWNDEERTRSAIDSARWMHTGDLATMDEEGYFNIVGRIKDMVIRGGENVYPREIEEFLYSHPKISDVQVIGVPDKKYGEEIMAWVKLKEGENMDPEEIKAYCKGEIAHFKIPRYVKFTDDFPMTVTGKIRKVEMREVSIKELGLEAADSVETA from the coding sequence ATGAAGAAACTCAGCTACGCTTGCGGAACCAGTGAGAAGCCCCTACTCGGAATCACCATCGGTGATATGTTTGACCAAACAGCCGCCAAATATCCCAACAATGAAGCCTTGATTGTCAGGCACCAAAATATTCGATATACCTACGCTCAGATGAAAGAGAAGGTAGATGAATGTGCACGTGCGCTTTTGGCCTTAGGGATCAAAAAAGGAGATAGGGTAGGAGTTTGGGCTCCCAATCGTGTTGAATGGACCCTTACTCAATTTGCTACTTCCAAAATCGGGGCGATTCAGGTTAATATAAATCCCAGCTATCGCTTGCATGAACTGGAGTATGCCCTTAATCAATCAGGCTGCACCGCTATCGTAGCTGCTGATCAGTTCAAAACTTCTTTGTACACTGAAATGCTCTATGAATTGGCCCCGGAATTGCGAAGCTGCAAGCCAGGTAAATTAGAGGCTAAACGTGTACCGGATTTAAAGACCGTAATTAGTCTGAGGACTGAACCTACAGAGGGGATGTACACCTGGGCCGAACTCCTGAGCCATGCAGACCAGGTTTCACAAGCAGAAGTCGAAGCTATTCAGGCGACGCTTACTTTCGACGAAGCCATCAACATCCAGTACACAAGCGGTACGACTGGCTATCCCAAAGGAGCTACTTTGAGCCATCACAATATCCTCAATAACGGATATATCGTCTGTGATATCATGAAGTTTACCGATCAGGATCGCCTGATTATTCCCATACCCCTGTATCATTGTTTTGGAATGGTCATGGGAAATCTGGGCTGTGTAGCTTTTGGTGCAACGATGATCTATCCCAGTGAAGGCTTCGAACCAGAAGAAGTACTCAAAGCGGTTGAGGAAGAAAAGGCGACGGCCCTGTATGGAGTCCCGACTATGTTTATCGCTGAGCTGGAGCACCCCAATTTTGATCAATACGATTATTCGAGTCTGAGAACGGGAATCATGGCAGGTTCCCCCTGCCCGGTAGAGGTGATGAAAAAAGTCAATAGCCTGATGAATATGTCTGAGGTGGAAATTGCCTATGGGATGACCGAGACAAGTCCTGTGAGTACGCAAACCCTGCATAATGATCCTATAGAGAAACGGGTAAGTACGGTAGGACGCGTGGTTCCTCATACGGAGGTGAAAATTGTTGATCCGGAAACAGGTGCAGTAGTTCCAGTAGGCGAAAGCGGGGAACTTTGTACCCGGGGCTATTGTGTGATGCTGGGATACTGGAATGATGAAGAAAGAACCCGAAGCGCTATCGACTCGGCTCGTTGGATGCATACAGGCGATCTGGCAACCATGGACGAAGAAGGTTATTTCAATATTGTGGGAAGGATCAAGGATATGGTGATCAGAGGGGGCGAAAATGTCTATCCAAGAGAAATTGAAGAATTTTTATACAGCCATCCTAAAATCAGTGATGTACAGGTCATCGGAGTTCCCGACAAAAAATATGGAGAGGAAATTATGGCCTGGGTCAAATTGAAAGAAGGAGAGAACATGGATCCAGAGGAGATCAAAGCATATTGTAAAGGAGAAATCGCCCATTTCAAAATTCCCCGCTACGTCAAGTTTACCGATGATTTCCCTATGACGGTTACGGGTAAGATTCGCAAAGTTGAAATGCGTGAGGTCAGTATTAAAGAGCTTGGTCTTGAGGCTGCTGATTCTGTTGAGACTGCATAA
- a CDS encoding sigma-70 family RNA polymerase sigma factor has protein sequence MEESAKHSRKGLEDLIAHESKRLLAFIRQGVAEEDAEDLLQDVLYQLTSTGTDSIEHLSAWLYTVARNRITDLYRKRKPLSFSQIEKERQDESDVLYLADILPDIKSGPEEELLRKTIMETLEESIEDLPTDQRQVFILHEFEGKSFKEISEDTGVEVPTLLSRKRYAVQKLRIRLRNLYMELITN, from the coding sequence ATGGAAGAATCGGCAAAGCATTCGAGGAAGGGTTTAGAGGATCTCATAGCCCATGAGAGTAAGCGCCTATTGGCCTTTATCAGGCAAGGAGTGGCTGAAGAGGATGCGGAAGACCTTCTACAGGATGTACTGTATCAACTTACGTCAACCGGAACAGATAGTATCGAACATCTGAGTGCCTGGTTATATACAGTAGCCAGAAACCGAATTACAGATTTGTATCGGAAACGCAAGCCCCTTTCTTTTTCCCAAATAGAAAAGGAACGACAGGATGAATCTGATGTGCTGTATCTGGCGGATATTCTGCCGGATATAAAGAGCGGTCCTGAAGAAGAATTGTTGAGGAAAACCATCATGGAGACCCTGGAAGAGTCTATCGAAGACTTACCCACTGATCAAAGACAAGTTTTTATCCTTCACGAATTTGAAGGCAAAAGTTTTAAAGAAATCTCAGAAGATACAGGAGTTGAGGTACCCACTTTGCTTTCGCGCAAGCGCTATGCGGTACAGAAACTTCGAATCCGCTTGAGAAATTTATACATGGAATTGATTACAAATTAA
- a CDS encoding 5-oxoprolinase subunit PxpA, translating to MKQIDINCDMGESFGNFRVGNDEAVFPYITSANIACGFHGGDPVHMEKTILNALKYGVKIGAHPGYPDLAGFGRRTMDLKAEELTAIIKYQVSAIKGMAESLGGKLSYVKPHGALYNKASNSEQETRAIIKGIRAIDPELIFMGLAGSIMEEIAKSEGIPFAAEAFADRRYEPTGRLMSRTKEGSVLGDAEVASDQVLSIARDHRLTASNGAVLEVHAQSVCIHGDNPAAVDILKSIDRKLQANGISKQSFS from the coding sequence ATGAAACAGATCGACATCAATTGCGACATGGGCGAAAGCTTTGGGAACTTTCGGGTAGGAAATGATGAAGCCGTTTTCCCCTATATCACCTCCGCCAATATAGCTTGTGGCTTTCATGGAGGCGATCCGGTCCATATGGAAAAAACCATTCTCAATGCCTTGAAATATGGAGTAAAAATCGGGGCTCATCCAGGATATCCGGATTTAGCGGGTTTCGGAAGAAGGACCATGGACTTGAAAGCAGAGGAATTGACAGCCATTATCAAATACCAGGTTTCGGCAATCAAGGGTATGGCGGAAAGCCTGGGAGGCAAACTTTCCTATGTGAAACCTCATGGTGCCTTGTACAATAAAGCTTCAAATAGCGAACAAGAGACCCGGGCAATTATAAAAGGAATTCGTGCGATTGATCCGGAATTGATTTTTATGGGGCTTGCAGGCAGTATTATGGAGGAAATTGCGAAATCAGAAGGAATTCCTTTTGCAGCAGAAGCTTTTGCAGATAGACGATATGAACCTACAGGCCGGCTGATGTCCAGAACGAAAGAAGGTTCAGTACTCGGAGATGCAGAAGTCGCTTCAGATCAGGTGCTTTCCATAGCCAGGGATCATAGACTCACTGCCTCCAATGGAGCGGTTTTGGAAGTTCATGCCCAAAGCGTCTGTATTCATGGAGATAATCCGGCAGCTGTCGATATTCTCAAATCCATAGATCGAAAATTACAAGCAAATGGGATCTCCAAACAAAGTTTCTCATGA
- the pxpB gene encoding 5-oxoprolinase subunit PxpB, which translates to MIKDIQTYGDRALLINFEQKIDAKVNEEVIALNEWILDQDIRGLKYTVPAYCSLTLAYEPSLLQQEELMERISAFARHKNRDKNESGRLLHIPVCYEEAFAVDRKEVLLQTGLSWEEVLKLHTQTRFRVYMLGFLPGFTYMGKLPEALFCQRRKEPRLRVPKCSVGLAGFQTGIYPSIAPGGWQLIGKTPLEIFDASRPDPFLFHAGDELHFQQIDLAEFEEMEKKVEAKSFDYESLIQ; encoded by the coding sequence ATGATCAAAGATATCCAGACATATGGAGACCGTGCATTATTGATAAACTTTGAGCAAAAGATAGATGCCAAGGTCAATGAGGAGGTAATAGCCTTAAATGAATGGATACTGGATCAGGACATAAGGGGCTTGAAATATACCGTTCCTGCTTATTGCTCTCTTACCCTGGCTTATGAACCCTCTTTGCTGCAGCAAGAGGAATTAATGGAAAGAATTTCTGCTTTCGCCCGACATAAGAATAGAGACAAAAATGAGAGTGGAAGATTGCTGCATATTCCCGTTTGCTATGAAGAAGCATTTGCTGTGGATAGGAAGGAAGTCCTTTTACAAACAGGACTAAGCTGGGAAGAAGTATTGAAACTTCATACTCAAACACGATTTCGCGTATATATGCTGGGTTTTTTACCAGGATTCACCTATATGGGAAAACTTCCGGAAGCACTGTTTTGCCAAAGAAGAAAAGAACCTCGACTACGTGTACCCAAATGCTCTGTAGGACTGGCAGGCTTTCAAACCGGAATTTATCCCAGTATCGCTCCGGGAGGTTGGCAGTTAATTGGAAAGACCCCCCTGGAAATATTTGATGCGAGTCGTCCTGATCCCTTTCTCTTTCATGCTGGAGACGAACTCCATTTTCAGCAGATTGATCTGGCTGAATTTGAGGAAATGGAAAAAAAGGTAGAAGCAAAAAGTTTTGACTACGAAAGTTTGATTCAATGA